The following are encoded together in the Triticum dicoccoides isolate Atlit2015 ecotype Zavitan chromosome 6B, WEW_v2.0, whole genome shotgun sequence genome:
- the LOC119322882 gene encoding U-box domain-containing protein 5-like: protein MANTGLSRRNSCPKVHSALCSELTMMLDKISSILPSIEAARPGCRAGIQELCNLYHIVEKGRLITQHCIECSKLYLAITGEAILSRCERVRDSLKRSLFLIQNMVPTVLANQIADVHNDLRDVKFSVDPLEQEAGKSILEMLRQSDATEELLLQTFMQAASKLNLTSPKAILIERRAIKKLLDKITGTDQKKEQVLKFLLHLVTKYGKNVKPDTGERNENLQSESKSLSPSLSLASDASTPEKCDKPTYFQGYEYQSSMSGETTPPTEFCCPISTKLMHDPVIITSGQTYEREYIEKWFSEGYNTCPKTQKKLENFAMIPNTCMRDLICNWCREHGFTISDFLPSKDSYSYLPEQLHGHSMSSLHNVSVPLIAGNARNFVIDHSSSSVAFSDASYVSDSSHVKDMEEPKDTFSQFSWSVDYQKHLSFHNFNQCMFLRFFCELSKLPLEIQGSSIKDLKNILHDDDDVSWAMASHGFVEAFLEFLRNDSSSYSMKAQQAGLHFFLNFLSNSRAKIPSMDEEAFRLITSFLSSELKTEALLVLHELIRHLSRQQSCQMASVVTPPVLAILASEDIEGLELPLKIICDLSSDADVKSELISLGIISKLVPILAEGSFVECCLEILRNLCDMEEAMVLITRTDRCLGSIAEYLDTGSPKERELAVIILLAICSRSVEDCSQVMKEGVIPALVDLSVNGIDEAKSCSFKLLNLLRDMRQSELNNSCSQEVAAAAEVIEDPPTESPIHRRPASKSSGFFQRKLNIFSKPRSLTLF from the exons ATGGCGAACACGGGTTTATCACGGCGTAACTCTTGTCCAAAG GTTCACAGCGCATTGTGCAGTGAGCTGACTATGATGCTAGATAAAATCTCCTCTATTCTTCCATCAATTGAGGCAGCTCGACCAGGATGTAGAGCAGGAATACAGGAATTGTGCAACTTATACCATATAGTTGAGAAAGGAAGGCTCATAACTCAGCACTGCATCGAATGTAGTAAACTCTACTTG GCAATTACAGGTGAGGCGATTTTATCACGGTGTGAAAGGGTCAGAGACTCACTTAAACGGAGTCTCTTCCTGATTCAGAATATGGTCCCAACAGTATTAGCTAATCAG ATTGCTGACGTCCACAATGATCTTCGAGATGTAaaattttctgttgatccactgGAACAAGAGGCTGGCAAATCAATTTTAGAGATGCTTCGGCAGTCTGATGCAACTGAAGAACTTCTACTTCAGACATTCATGCAGGCAGCTTCAAAGTTAAACCTGACATCTCCTAAAGCTATCTTAATTGAAAGAAGAGCGATCAAGAAACTGCTCGATAAGATTACTGGTACTGATCAGAAAAAGGAGCAGGTTCTTAAGTTTCTCCTACATCTTGTTACAAAGTATGGAAAGAACGTCAAACCAGACACTGGTGAGCGGAATGAAAATTTACAATCTGAAAGTAAGTCTTTGAGTCCAAGCTTAAGTCTTGCAAGCGATGCCAGTACTCCTGAAAAGTGCGACAAGCCAACATACTTCCAGGGATATGAGTATCAGAGTAGCATGTCTGGAGAAACCACACCACCTACAGAGTTCTGTTGCCCAATATCAACAAagctaatgcatgatcctgtgataaTAACATCTGGACAGACTTACGAAAGAGAATATATTGAGAAATGGTTCAGTGAGGGATACAACACTTGTCCCAAGACACAAAAAAAGCTAGAAAACTTTGCGATGATTCCAAATACTTGCATGAGGGATCTCATTTGCAACTGGTGCAGAGAGCATGGTTTCACAATCTCAGATTTTCTTCCAAGCAAAGATTCCTACAGTTATTTGCCAGAGCAATTGCATGGTCACTCTATGTCAAGTTTGCACAATGTTTCAGTACCTCTAATTGCTGGGAATGCCAGGAATTTTGTGATTGATCACAGCAGTTCATCTGTCGCGTTTTCTGATGCCAGTTATGTCTCAGATTCCTCCCATGTGAAGGATATGGAGGAGCCGAAGGATACTTTTTCTCAGTTCTCTTGGAGTGTAGATTATCAGAAGCATCTGTCATTCCACAACTTCAACCAGTGCATGTTCCTGAGGTTCTTCTGCGAGCTGTCCAAGCTCCCATTAGAAATACAAGGAAGCTCCATTAAAGATCTGAAGAACATTCTTCACGATGACGATGATGTTTCCTGGGCTATGGCGTCCCATGGATTTGTAGAAGCATTCCTCGAATTCTTGAGAAATGATAGCAGCAGCTacagtatgaaagctcaacaagctGGATTACATTTTTTTCTTAATTTCCTTTCCAACAGCAG GGCTAAGATTCCATCCATGGATGAAGAAGCATTCCGTCTTATCACGTCCTTCCTCAGTTCGGAGCTAAAAACTGAAGCTTTGTTGGTGCTCCATGAACTGATTCGACACCTGAGTCGTCAGCAATCCTGTCAGATGGCCTCTGTTGTCACTCCTCCTGTTTTGGCAATATTGGCATCTGAAGATATCGAGGGCCTTGAGCTTCCCTTGAAGATTATCTGTGATCTTTCATCCGATGCTGATGTGAAGTCAGAGCTGATTTCACTTGGAATAATCTCAAAGCTGGTTCCCATTTTGGCAGAAGGAAGCTTCGTCGAGTGCTGTTTGGAGATTTTGCGGAACTTATGCGACATGGAAGAAGCTATGGTGCTTATTACCAGAACAGACCGATGTCTTGGTTCCATTGCAGAGTATCTAGACACGGGAAGCCCTAAAGAACGAGAACTTGCAGTGATAATCCTTCTGGCAATATGTTCCCGTAGCGTGGAGGATTGCTCCCAGGTGATGAAGGAGGGCGTTATCCCCGCCCTCGTGGACCTGTCGGTGAACGGGATCGATGAAGCGAAGAGCTGCTCGTTCAAGCTACTGAATCTTCTGAGGGATATGAGGCAAAGCGAGCTCAACAACTCGTGTTCCCAAGAAGTGGCGGCCGCCGCCGAAGTGATAGAGGATCCTCCCACCGAGAGCCCGATTCACAGGCGGCCAGCATCGAAGTCATCTGGTTTTTTCCAGAGGAAGCTGAACATTTTCTCGAAACCTCGGTCCCTGACGCTGTTTTGA